In Blastopirellula sp. J2-11, a single genomic region encodes these proteins:
- the pyrE gene encoding orotate phosphoribosyltransferase produces the protein MKYDKSRLIEIVREKGLQFGDFTLASGKKASYYLDCRKVSLDSEGALQVALGILEMLAGDLPDAVGGMAIGADPITAAVITMAAVQQKSLAGFIVRKEAKAHGTGRDVEGPVTAGQSCVIVEDVVTTGGSSLQAIEKVKAAGLEVREVIAIVDRLEGGGAAFAAAGYKLRTLLTIEDFGIKPPQT, from the coding sequence ATGAAATACGACAAATCACGACTGATCGAAATTGTACGGGAAAAAGGGCTCCAGTTCGGCGATTTTACGCTAGCGTCGGGGAAGAAAGCGTCCTACTACCTGGACTGTCGAAAAGTATCGCTCGATAGTGAAGGGGCGCTGCAGGTAGCCCTGGGAATTCTCGAAATGTTGGCAGGCGATCTGCCGGACGCGGTTGGCGGCATGGCGATCGGCGCCGATCCGATCACGGCGGCCGTCATTACGATGGCCGCGGTGCAACAAAAGTCGCTCGCTGGATTTATCGTTCGCAAAGAAGCGAAGGCGCACGGAACGGGACGAGATGTTGAAGGGCCGGTCACCGCCGGGCAATCGTGCGTGATTGTCGAAGATGTCGTCACGACCGGCGGCAGCTCGCTGCAAGCGATCGAAAAAGTGAAAGCGGCCGGCCTAGAAGTGCGTGAAGTGATCGCGATCGTCGACCGCCTCGAGGGGGGCGGCGCAGCATTCGCCGCCGCTGGCTACAAATTGCGCACGCTGCTGACGATCGAGGATTTCGGAATCAAGCCGCCGCAAACCTAA
- a CDS encoding TrmH family RNA methyltransferase: MPERITSVQNPRIKAASKLRQRRARQQQGRTIIDGIREIDRALATGFPLLELFVCDELLVGEEAEALRQRISQDRDLNLFEITRDVCEKLSFGERAEGVIAVANYPDTMLDHEKLGKRPLIVVLEGVEKPGNLGAILRTADAVGADCLIAADARTDIFNPNAIRASLGTIFAIPTFEATTAETLTFLRTAGATMFAARVEGAVSYEQVKFTGPTALILGSEAEGLSDRWLADDVTNIRLPMRGIADSLNVSTTAAVLLYEANRQRANIIM; encoded by the coding sequence ATGCCCGAGCGTATTACGAGCGTGCAAAACCCCCGGATCAAAGCAGCGTCCAAACTGCGTCAGCGACGTGCGCGCCAACAGCAAGGGCGCACGATCATTGACGGCATTCGCGAAATCGATCGCGCGCTGGCGACCGGATTTCCCCTGCTCGAACTCTTCGTCTGCGACGAACTGCTGGTCGGTGAAGAAGCGGAAGCGCTGCGCCAGCGGATCTCGCAAGACCGTGACTTGAATCTCTTTGAGATCACCCGCGACGTCTGCGAGAAGCTCTCGTTTGGCGAGCGCGCCGAAGGGGTTATCGCCGTCGCCAACTATCCCGATACGATGCTCGATCACGAAAAACTGGGGAAGCGGCCGCTGATCGTGGTGCTGGAAGGCGTCGAAAAGCCTGGCAATCTGGGCGCGATCTTGCGCACAGCAGATGCCGTTGGCGCCGATTGTCTGATCGCCGCCGACGCGCGAACCGATATCTTCAATCCGAATGCAATCCGCGCCAGTCTCGGCACGATCTTCGCCATCCCCACGTTTGAAGCGACAACCGCGGAAACGTTGACCTTTTTGCGAACAGCCGGCGCAACGATGTTCGCCGCCCGCGTTGAAGGCGCCGTCTCGTACGAGCAGGTCAAATTCACCGGCCCAACCGCACTCATTCTAGGTAGCGAAGCGGAAGGCCTTTCCGATCGCTGGCTCGCCGATGACGTCACCAATATCCGCTTGCCGATGCGCGGCATCGCCGACAGTCTGAACGTCTCGACCACCGCCGCGGTGTTGTTGTACGAAGCGAATCGCCAACGAGCCAACATTATCATGTGA
- a CDS encoding aldo/keto reductase: MSDTLTVAGGGKLPVVGLGTWKIDAAILPDLIVAAVAAGYRQFDCACDYGNEKEVGAGIRRAIDQGLCRREDLWITSKLWNTYHRPEHVRAAAERSLQDLQIDYFDLYHIHFPVALEFVPFEKRYPPDWFFDPAAPEPKMHPIAVSQAETWGAMQTLKTAGMARHLGVCNFNVALIREITAATSQRPDVLQVELHPYLAQERLLRYCRQEGIAVTAYSPLGAPSYVPLGMAGADEDLLAEKTIRAIAETHGKSPGQIALRWNVQRGVAVIPKTSRVARLAENLALFDFQLSESEMAAIGQLNRDRRFNDPAQFGEAAFNTFFPIYD; encoded by the coding sequence ATGAGCGATACGCTGACTGTCGCCGGCGGTGGCAAACTGCCGGTGGTTGGGCTGGGAACGTGGAAGATTGACGCGGCGATTCTGCCTGACTTGATTGTCGCGGCCGTTGCGGCCGGCTATCGTCAATTTGACTGTGCGTGCGACTATGGAAACGAAAAAGAGGTCGGCGCCGGGATTCGTAGGGCGATCGACCAAGGACTTTGCCGCCGCGAAGATCTCTGGATCACGTCGAAACTTTGGAACACCTATCATCGGCCCGAACATGTTCGCGCGGCGGCTGAGCGTTCGCTGCAGGACTTGCAGATCGACTACTTCGATCTCTATCACATTCACTTTCCGGTCGCCCTGGAATTTGTTCCCTTTGAAAAACGGTATCCGCCCGATTGGTTCTTTGATCCCGCTGCGCCAGAGCCGAAGATGCATCCAATCGCCGTTTCCCAGGCCGAAACCTGGGGAGCGATGCAAACGCTGAAAACGGCGGGCATGGCGCGTCATTTGGGAGTGTGCAATTTTAACGTCGCATTGATTCGCGAGATTACGGCGGCGACTTCGCAGCGTCCTGACGTGCTGCAGGTCGAGCTTCATCCTTACTTGGCGCAAGAGCGTCTGCTGCGGTATTGCCGCCAAGAAGGGATCGCGGTGACCGCCTATTCGCCGTTGGGCGCACCTTCTTACGTTCCGCTGGGGATGGCCGGCGCAGACGAAGATTTGCTGGCGGAGAAGACGATTCGCGCGATCGCCGAGACGCATGGCAAATCGCCGGGGCAAATCGCGTTGCGATGGAATGTGCAGCGCGGCGTTGCGGTGATTCCGAAAACAAGCCGCGTCGCACGACTTGCGGAGAACTTGGCGCTGTTCGATTTTCAGCTAAGCGAAAGTGAAATGGCGGCGATTGGCCAGCTGAATCGCGATCGCCGGTTCAATGACCCCGCCCAGTTTGGCGAAGCGGCGTTCAACACATTCTTCCCGATCTATGACTAA
- a CDS encoding class I SAM-dependent methyltransferase, with amino-acid sequence MFTPDQYQLLDFGDGRKLERFGAFLLDRLAPAADATRPNRRDFWRDAACCYERTNGDRGAWRPADALPLNWTITHGDFCFELKPTEFGHLGVFPEQAENWDWLADWVTQRESAKVLNLFAYTGGSTLAAAAAGAEVTHVDAAKNVVAWARRNAELSSLADAPIRWIADDARKFVRRERKRGARYNAIVLDPPSYGHGAKGEVWRVEQDLPALLQDLRAISTDDAAILLTCHSPGLGPVQLREMLELYFFGRKAARLEARPLFITSADGRRLPSGILARWS; translated from the coding sequence TTGTTTACGCCAGATCAATATCAACTGCTCGACTTCGGCGACGGACGCAAATTAGAGCGTTTCGGGGCATTCTTGCTCGATCGCTTAGCGCCGGCTGCCGATGCGACCCGTCCCAACCGCCGCGATTTTTGGCGTGACGCCGCTTGCTGCTATGAGCGGACCAACGGAGACCGGGGAGCCTGGCGACCGGCCGATGCGCTCCCTTTGAACTGGACAATCACCCATGGCGACTTCTGTTTCGAGCTAAAACCGACCGAATTCGGACACTTGGGCGTTTTTCCAGAACAGGCCGAAAACTGGGATTGGCTCGCCGATTGGGTCACCCAGCGAGAATCGGCCAAAGTCCTCAATTTATTCGCCTACACCGGGGGTAGCACTTTGGCGGCGGCCGCCGCCGGCGCCGAAGTCACCCATGTCGACGCCGCCAAAAACGTGGTCGCGTGGGCACGTCGCAACGCCGAGCTCTCGAGTCTGGCCGATGCTCCTATCCGCTGGATCGCCGATGACGCCCGCAAGTTCGTCCGGCGCGAACGAAAGCGGGGAGCCCGCTATAACGCGATTGTTCTCGATCCCCCCAGTTACGGACACGGGGCCAAAGGAGAAGTCTGGCGCGTCGAGCAAGACTTGCCGGCGCTGCTGCAGGACTTGCGAGCCATCTCGACCGACGATGCGGCGATCTTGCTCACTTGCCATTCGCCGGGTCTCGGCCCTGTCCAGTTGCGGGAGATGCTGGAGCTTTATTTTTTTGGGCGCAAAGCGGCGCGTCTCGAAGCTCGTCCCCTGTTCATCACTTCCGCAGACGGTCGACGTCTGCCGAGCGGCATCTTGGCTCGCTGGTCCTAA
- a CDS encoding LOG family protein has protein sequence MTDIHDNSADPPKSKPEPPAPRAGLTAEHLIQHIRDTADKLAADESSRGDLKILSRSLRELQYAFKIFAPYRDRRKVTVFGSARTPEDAPSFQQALEFGQKIAAQNWLVITGAASGIMEAGHLGAGRENSMGLNIMLPFEQDANEVILGDEKLVHMKYFFTRKLMFVKECDAVVCFAGGFGTLDEAFEVLTLLQTGKRDMCPVVLVDEPGGYYWKRFHEFILDPLLKQRLISPEDLAIYKVTDSCDEAIEETIGFYRNYHSMRYVRNKLVLRMREAPSPELFEAIQNEFSDILVRGAFKLSDPHPHESDQPELATLPRLVFEFNRRSLGRFRMLIDCLNQQSIEPANRKFEVE, from the coding sequence ATGACTGACATCCACGACAATTCGGCCGATCCGCCGAAAAGCAAGCCGGAGCCTCCTGCGCCGCGCGCAGGGCTCACCGCCGAGCATCTCATTCAGCATATTCGCGACACGGCGGACAAGCTGGCCGCGGATGAATCGTCGCGTGGCGACTTAAAAATTTTGAGCCGCTCGCTCCGCGAGTTGCAATATGCGTTCAAAATCTTCGCACCTTATCGCGATCGTCGCAAAGTCACCGTCTTTGGATCAGCGCGAACGCCGGAGGACGCTCCCAGCTTTCAGCAGGCGCTGGAGTTTGGACAAAAGATCGCCGCGCAGAACTGGCTCGTGATTACCGGCGCCGCGAGCGGAATCATGGAGGCCGGGCATTTGGGCGCTGGGCGTGAAAACTCGATGGGCCTGAATATCATGCTCCCCTTCGAGCAAGACGCCAACGAAGTGATCCTGGGGGACGAGAAGCTCGTCCACATGAAGTATTTCTTCACACGGAAGTTGATGTTCGTTAAAGAGTGCGACGCCGTCGTTTGTTTCGCTGGCGGTTTTGGCACGTTGGACGAAGCGTTTGAGGTGCTCACGCTGCTGCAAACCGGCAAACGAGACATGTGTCCGGTCGTCCTGGTCGACGAACCCGGCGGATACTACTGGAAGCGGTTCCATGAGTTCATTCTCGATCCGCTGCTCAAACAGCGGTTGATCTCGCCCGAAGACCTGGCGATCTACAAAGTGACCGACAGTTGCGACGAGGCGATCGAAGAAACAATCGGCTTCTATCGCAACTACCACAGCATGCGTTACGTGCGCAACAAGTTGGTGCTGCGGATGCGCGAAGCGCCGTCGCCAGAACTTTTTGAAGCGATTCAAAATGAGTTCTCGGACATCTTGGTGCGCGGCGCTTTCAAGCTGAGTGATCCGCACCCGCACGAAAGCGATCAGCCTGAACTAGCGACCTTGCCGCGCCTCGTATTTGAATTCAACCGCCGCAGCCTAGGACGATTTCGGATGCTGATCGATTGTTTGAATCAACAATCAATAGAACCGGCGAATCGCAAATTTGAGGTCGAATAG
- a CDS encoding sulfatase, with translation MHLRPWLAALVLTLSASSLIAADGKYNVLFIISDDLSAESLSCYGHRECKTPNIDRLAQRGVKFTHAYCQYPVCGPSRAALMSGLHAATIGVMGNGQSTRFTKNLGERASMSQHFRDQGYYAARVSKIYHMRIPGDITAGTDGDDHAASWDERFNCQAPEWMSAGDAAMYSNEKLKKDPDKHFGLGFGTAFYAVKASTDGTEQADHQAADKAIELLRQHKDERFFLAVGMVRPHVPLVAPAKFFEPYPDGQMELPPKIAGDWDDIPQAGISRNSQATGMTLEGQRNTLSAYYAAVAYMDYQVGRVLDELNQLGLDKNTIVVFTADHGYHLGEHDFWQKMSLHEESTHIPLIVAIPGERPKIVNGLAAQIDIYPTLAQLCELPVPDYLQGVSQAAAIASPDAAVRDDVLCMTSKGKLLRTDRYAYIAYSGGTEELYDMQSDPQQYKNLAKDPASQQVLAKLRVQLKQKADLPRPAK, from the coding sequence ATGCATCTGCGCCCTTGGCTCGCCGCTCTTGTCCTCACGCTGAGCGCCTCGTCGCTGATCGCCGCGGACGGCAAATACAATGTCTTGTTCATCATCTCCGATGACCTCTCGGCCGAATCCCTCTCTTGTTACGGGCATCGCGAGTGCAAAACGCCCAACATTGATCGGTTGGCGCAGCGCGGCGTGAAGTTCACGCACGCCTATTGTCAGTACCCCGTTTGCGGACCATCGCGAGCAGCGCTGATGTCAGGTCTGCACGCAGCGACGATCGGCGTCATGGGCAATGGCCAATCAACCCGGTTCACCAAGAACCTGGGTGAGCGGGCCAGCATGTCGCAGCACTTTCGCGACCAGGGATATTACGCGGCCCGGGTCAGCAAGATCTATCACATGAGAATCCCCGGCGACATCACCGCCGGAACCGACGGCGACGATCATGCAGCGTCGTGGGACGAGCGATTCAATTGCCAGGCGCCGGAGTGGATGAGCGCCGGCGATGCGGCGATGTATTCTAACGAGAAGCTGAAGAAGGATCCCGACAAGCATTTTGGACTTGGTTTCGGCACCGCTTTCTATGCTGTGAAAGCTTCGACCGACGGAACCGAACAAGCCGATCACCAAGCGGCCGACAAAGCGATCGAGCTATTGCGCCAACACAAGGACGAACGCTTTTTTCTAGCGGTCGGCATGGTTCGCCCCCATGTGCCGTTGGTCGCGCCGGCGAAGTTCTTTGAACCCTACCCAGACGGCCAAATGGAGTTGCCCCCCAAGATCGCCGGTGACTGGGATGATATTCCCCAAGCAGGCATCTCGCGCAATAGCCAAGCGACCGGCATGACGCTGGAAGGTCAACGCAACACGCTCTCGGCCTATTACGCCGCCGTCGCCTACATGGACTACCAGGTCGGCCGCGTCTTGGACGAACTGAACCAATTGGGACTCGACAAAAACACGATCGTCGTCTTCACCGCCGATCACGGTTATCACTTGGGCGAACATGACTTTTGGCAAAAGATGAGCCTGCACGAAGAGTCGACCCACATTCCGTTGATCGTCGCCATCCCAGGAGAACGACCCAAGATCGTCAACGGTCTGGCGGCCCAGATCGATATCTACCCGACCTTGGCGCAGCTATGCGAGTTGCCGGTTCCTGACTACTTGCAAGGAGTCAGCCAAGCGGCGGCGATTGCTTCCCCAGACGCCGCCGTGCGCGATGATGTCCTGTGCATGACCAGCAAAGGCAAACTGCTGCGCACCGATCGCTACGCCTATATCGCCTACAGCGGCGGGACCGAAGAGCTGTACGACATGCAAAGCGATCCCCAGCAGTACAAGAACCTGGCGAAAGATCCCGCGTCGCAACAAGTGCTGGCGAAGCTGCGCGTGCAACTAAAACAGAAAGCCGATCTGCCGCGCCCGGCGAAGTAA
- a CDS encoding sodium:calcium antiporter, whose translation MELLTLFGQFVGLAAVIVFAGSFMTKAADVIGEKSGLGSSLAGLVLLAAATSLPEFAININAVQLPDYTNGVDLAMGNILGSSLFNLLILGIIDLAFRSKQRMFSSVSAAHALSALASIALTSILLLFLILHKQSLDFSLSAAHIGFGSIGIGLFYFFSLRLIYLDQQVAAQLEAPLIEEAAEIKMSLARAIVTYLIATVVIFVAARYLSIVADRVAVVTGLGGTFVGSTFLALTTSLPELVTTIVAVRMGASDMAIGNILGSNAFNIAIILPVDAFYTRGAILQDANIVHAFTAAAVIFVTCVATMGILYRAEKRFWLVEPDALLVVILVLASLWMIYRLTNVDLKPEDAQAAPTAEATSQQTRPPLVIDREECVERRFAKLGGVIEPAIAIQLANRRHFTFA comes from the coding sequence TTGGAATTGCTGACTTTATTTGGACAGTTCGTCGGACTAGCGGCGGTCATCGTCTTCGCCGGCAGTTTTATGACCAAGGCGGCCGACGTCATCGGCGAAAAATCAGGCCTGGGAAGCTCGCTTGCCGGCCTGGTGCTGTTGGCTGCAGCGACGAGCCTGCCGGAATTCGCGATCAACATCAACGCCGTTCAGTTGCCTGACTATACCAACGGCGTTGATCTGGCGATGGGAAACATCCTGGGAAGCTCCCTCTTCAATCTGCTGATCCTAGGGATCATCGATCTCGCGTTCCGCTCGAAACAACGCATGTTCAGCTCCGTCTCGGCGGCGCATGCTCTCTCGGCGTTGGCCAGCATCGCGTTGACTTCGATCTTGCTGCTGTTTTTGATCCTGCACAAGCAATCGCTCGATTTCTCGTTGTCGGCGGCGCATATTGGATTTGGTTCGATCGGTATCGGCCTGTTCTACTTTTTCTCGCTGCGATTGATTTATCTCGATCAACAGGTCGCCGCGCAGCTTGAAGCGCCGCTGATCGAAGAAGCGGCCGAGATCAAGATGTCGCTCGCGCGAGCGATCGTCACTTACCTGATCGCGACGGTCGTGATTTTTGTCGCCGCCAGATATCTGTCGATCGTCGCCGATCGTGTCGCCGTCGTCACCGGACTCGGCGGAACCTTTGTCGGCAGCACGTTTCTGGCGCTGACCACCAGCTTGCCCGAGCTGGTCACAACGATCGTCGCAGTGCGAATGGGCGCCTCAGATATGGCGATCGGCAACATCCTCGGAAGCAACGCGTTCAACATTGCGATCATCCTGCCGGTCGACGCGTTTTATACGCGCGGCGCGATTCTGCAAGACGCCAACATCGTCCATGCGTTCACTGCGGCCGCCGTCATCTTTGTTACGTGCGTCGCGACGATGGGAATCCTGTATCGCGCGGAGAAACGTTTCTGGCTGGTTGAGCCCGATGCGCTGTTGGTGGTGATTCTGGTGCTCGCATCACTGTGGATGATCTACCGCCTGACGAACGTCGACCTCAAGCCGGAAGATGCGCAAGCGGCTCCGACGGCTGAAGCGACGTCGCAGCAAACGCGACCACCGTTAGTCATAGATCGGGAAGAATGTGTTGAACGCCGCTTCGCCAAACTGGGCGGGGTCATTGAACCGGCGATCGCGATTCAGCTGGCCAATCGCCGCCATTTCACTTTCGCTTAG
- a CDS encoding DUF2617 family protein, which produces MLSIRPKVAELVFQLYSRSLHPELFEIYKSRTITRGGYTLKLDITSVGHIITWRYEGMTLTEVCASAHQPLPQRRRVMAYQLKGRRVDQLDCRGGVGYKAEFELEPVTTKIFRMCQRELSYDPKQGLVHQFESSGRMNFGALSYINAETRSRSVFVQAFHTFPDDNAIVKTESYFQLP; this is translated from the coding sequence GTGCTATCGATTCGTCCCAAAGTCGCGGAGTTGGTTTTCCAACTCTACAGCCGTTCGCTCCATCCGGAGTTGTTCGAGATTTATAAATCTCGCACAATCACGCGCGGCGGCTACACTTTGAAGCTCGATATCACCAGCGTCGGCCATATCATCACGTGGCGCTACGAAGGGATGACCCTGACCGAAGTCTGCGCCAGCGCTCATCAGCCGCTGCCGCAACGGCGACGCGTGATGGCCTACCAGTTAAAAGGACGTCGCGTCGACCAACTCGATTGCCGCGGCGGCGTCGGCTACAAAGCGGAGTTTGAACTTGAGCCGGTGACGACCAAGATCTTCCGCATGTGCCAGCGCGAACTCTCGTACGATCCCAAGCAAGGACTCGTCCATCAGTTTGAGTCGAGCGGACGGATGAACTTCGGCGCGCTGAGCTACATCAACGCCGAGACCCGCAGCCGCAGCGTGTTCGTGCAAGCGTTTCATACGTTTCCTGACGACAACGCGATCGTCAAAACGGAATCGTACTTTCAGCTGCCGTAG
- a CDS encoding bacterioferritin-associated ferredoxin: MQPDDELCLCFHVTKRKVSNYLRIEKPRRVGQLSDCFGAGTGCGWCRPFLQRLFDQAVAAGETSDELPTPEEYAQMRAGYIRDGKGKPPGDS, from the coding sequence ATGCAGCCCGACGACGAACTTTGCCTCTGTTTTCATGTTACCAAGCGCAAGGTCTCGAATTACTTGCGCATCGAAAAACCGCGGCGCGTCGGGCAATTGAGCGACTGTTTTGGCGCAGGGACCGGCTGTGGTTGGTGCCGTCCCTTTTTGCAGCGGCTGTTTGATCAAGCGGTCGCCGCCGGAGAAACGTCGGACGAGCTGCCAACGCCGGAAGAATACGCCCAGATGCGCGCCGGCTACATTCGCGATGGGAAGGGGAAACCTCCCGGCGATTCGTAA
- a CDS encoding anthrax toxin lethal factor-related metalloendopeptidase, protein MIASLVVCAVFAAETAEKQPAYEPITAYHRINLEGWDVYVNKRLLREEKQLGDEATQLLQDKLREICRSVPKRPLAELQKTAIWLELDNDKANPCACYHVSADWLREQGFLEKKEKCVEISNARTFIDWSREQPMMVLHELAHSYHDRVLGYDDAAIKAAYQRAKESGKYEKVLRANGKEEQHYALKNQMEYFAEGTEAYFGANDFYPFVKVELQQHDPQLHRLLGEIWRD, encoded by the coding sequence ATGATTGCATCACTTGTCGTTTGTGCGGTCTTCGCCGCCGAGACCGCCGAAAAACAACCGGCCTACGAGCCGATCACCGCTTATCACCGGATCAATCTCGAAGGGTGGGACGTCTACGTCAACAAACGTCTGTTGCGCGAAGAAAAGCAGCTGGGAGACGAAGCGACGCAGTTATTGCAAGACAAACTGCGCGAGATTTGTCGTAGCGTCCCCAAGCGTCCTTTGGCCGAATTGCAAAAAACGGCGATCTGGTTGGAACTAGACAACGACAAGGCGAACCCTTGCGCCTGTTACCACGTGTCGGCCGACTGGCTGCGTGAACAAGGGTTCCTGGAAAAGAAAGAGAAGTGCGTCGAGATCTCCAATGCTCGCACATTCATCGACTGGTCACGCGAACAGCCGATGATGGTTCTACACGAACTAGCGCACAGTTATCACGATCGCGTGCTTGGCTATGACGACGCGGCGATCAAAGCGGCCTACCAGCGCGCCAAGGAAAGCGGCAAGTACGAAAAAGTGTTGCGCGCCAACGGCAAAGAAGAACAACACTACGCGTTAAAGAACCAGATGGAGTATTTCGCCGAAGGAACCGAAGCTTACTTCGGCGCGAACGACTTTTATCCGTTTGTCAAAGTCGAACTCCAGCAGCACGATCCGCAGTTGCACCGATTGCTGGGAGAGATCTGGCGAGACTAA
- a CDS encoding PDZ domain-containing protein encodes MRPSLLCIPLAFLIFCSGDIYAQPPAESAGDEALVESEPPAATAMSADEIRRLIAKLDSERFLIREDATEKLSHAGPEAIDELTAAVASGSLEKSIRCIHILKQYTLGSDINAEIAATERLELISTAGHDRVSQYAQEMLNRVAALQEERSRRVLRSLGVKFSEYLPANGFIDSSRGPSVTIDDSFQGTASELYYLRQLRFIEDVQLSGEKITPEYLKQIAAMDNVRLLTIKDAPKIDDVALQELKPLLPQLENVRFYYLPIDDEVIPMFAQMQRLIKAELFGTELSDEGKEDLFAQFGEDQRRMDIRNGAFLGVQGSTISESPCTVQDVPREGSAFAAGVRKDDVIQAVDGQKVAHFTALTDILRDKKVGDKVKMKILRDDQPIELTVTLGKWPMRPEYSNR; translated from the coding sequence TTGAGACCGTCTCTCCTCTGCATCCCGCTCGCTTTTCTGATTTTTTGTTCAGGCGATATCTATGCGCAACCCCCTGCCGAGTCGGCGGGGGACGAAGCGCTTGTCGAAAGCGAACCGCCAGCCGCGACTGCGATGTCGGCGGATGAAATTCGGCGTTTGATCGCCAAACTTGATTCGGAACGTTTCTTGATCCGAGAAGATGCGACCGAAAAGCTGTCGCACGCCGGTCCCGAAGCGATTGACGAATTAACGGCGGCGGTCGCCAGCGGAAGTTTGGAAAAATCGATCCGCTGCATTCATATTTTGAAGCAGTACACGCTGGGGAGCGATATCAACGCCGAGATCGCCGCGACCGAACGTCTGGAACTGATCTCGACCGCCGGCCATGACCGCGTTTCTCAGTATGCACAGGAGATGCTCAATCGGGTCGCCGCGCTGCAGGAAGAACGTTCGCGCCGCGTACTGCGGAGTCTAGGCGTGAAGTTCAGCGAATATCTGCCTGCGAACGGGTTTATCGATTCGTCGCGTGGTCCTAGCGTCACGATTGACGACAGCTTCCAAGGAACGGCGAGTGAGCTCTACTATTTGCGACAGCTGCGCTTTATCGAAGACGTGCAGCTCTCGGGCGAGAAAATTACGCCGGAGTATCTAAAGCAGATCGCTGCGATGGATAACGTGCGCTTGTTAACGATCAAAGACGCGCCGAAGATTGACGACGTCGCATTGCAAGAATTGAAACCGCTGCTTCCCCAGTTAGAAAATGTGCGGTTCTATTATCTGCCGATCGATGATGAAGTCATCCCGATGTTTGCGCAGATGCAACGATTGATCAAAGCGGAATTGTTCGGCACCGAGCTTTCCGACGAAGGGAAGGAAGATCTGTTCGCCCAGTTCGGGGAAGATCAGCGCCGCATGGATATTCGCAACGGGGCTTTTCTCGGCGTGCAAGGATCGACGATCTCCGAATCTCCTTGCACCGTCCAAGATGTGCCGCGCGAAGGCAGCGCGTTCGCCGCAGGCGTTCGCAAGGACGACGTCATTCAGGCGGTGGATGGCCAGAAGGTCGCGCACTTCACAGCGCTCACCGATATTCTGCGTGACAAAAAGGTGGGGGATAAAGTGAAGATGAAAATCCTCCGCGACGACCAACCGATCGAACTGACCGTCACGCTGGGCAAATGGCCAATGCGTCCCGAATATAGCAATCGGTAA
- a CDS encoding STAS domain-containing protein, which yields MVNILRKRDVTVIEFGREYDCLDESNLGKTAQQLIEVAKHADPPLVVFDLTCTKAFGSYFIQFLIRTWKLVKKRNGRLVLSGLDDPCLNVLRRSKIDSLWERFETIDLAVDALLEDQAT from the coding sequence ATGGTTAACATCTTGCGGAAACGCGACGTCACGGTAATTGAATTCGGTCGTGAATACGATTGTCTCGACGAATCGAACCTGGGTAAAACCGCCCAACAATTGATTGAGGTCGCCAAGCACGCCGATCCTCCGTTGGTTGTTTTTGATCTCACGTGCACGAAGGCCTTTGGTTCGTATTTCATCCAGTTTTTGATCCGAACCTGGAAACTGGTCAAAAAACGGAACGGCCGGCTGGTGCTGTCCGGGCTCGATGACCCTTGCCTGAACGTCTTACGCCGCTCGAAGATCGACTCCCTGTGGGAGCGGTTTGAGACGATCGACCTCGCCGTGGATGCGCTGCTGGAAGATCAGGCGACCTAA